The Euwallacea fornicatus isolate EFF26 chromosome 3, ASM4011564v1, whole genome shotgun sequence genome has a segment encoding these proteins:
- the Khc-73 gene encoding kinesin-like protein KIF13A isoform X4, producing MATDKIKVAVRLRPFNRRELELGTQCVIEMDRQQTILHQPTTLDKVERKQLKTFAFDNCFSSVDPKEKGFASQEVVFDSLGRDILENAFQGYNACIFAYGQTGSGKSYTMMGSQDSKGIIPRLCDTLFGLIAERQNSELSYKVEVSYMEIYNERVHDLLDPQTNKQSLKVREHNVLGPYVDGLSQLAVTSFQDIDNLMAEGNKQRTVAATNMNSESSRSHAVFTVILTQTLTDTKTGVSGEKVSRMSLVDLAGSERAVKTGAVGDRLKEGSNINKSLTTLGLVISKLADQSSGKQKDKFVPYRDSVLTWLLKDNLGGNSKTVMVATISPAADNYEETLSTLRYADRAKRIVNHAVVNEDPNARIIRELRAEVETLKEMLKHATGSPVGDIQRVDIHQKLSESEKLYKEVSQTWEEKLVKTERIQNERQQALEKMGISIQDSGIKVEKNKYYLVNLNADPYLNELLVYYLKDRTVVGQKATGSDFEADIQLSGLGIQQEHCIITIEENGLFLEPLANARSYVNGSQINKKTQLRHGDRIVWGNHHYFRVNCPRSIAATSEPQTPAQNIDYNFARDELMTNELSNDPIQAAIARLEKQHEEDKQVALEKQRMEYERQFQQLRNMVSPSTPYSPCSYDPLRIGTGKTIPCTPTTQLRVEKWAQERDEMFRRSIGQLKEDILRANSLVQEANFLSEEMGRQTKYSVTLQIPPENLSPNRKKGAFVSEPAILVKRGNSSQVWTMKKLEDKIIDMRELYEDHQTRGDTINEAESTGKDPFFESQENHNLIGVANIFLESLFHDITLNYHTPIISQQGEVAGRLQVELSRVAGNLPQDRISEAASDDSSDYSNDDEDQASTTVTCRVHIKQATGLPLSLAHYVFCQYTFWNHDPVVVPQGIIGENNQKHSTTAKFDHSMDFTLNNSEEFIEHCIEGALSIEVWGNRSAGFSKYKPGWEVEQQLATARSLLDRWSELTRKIELWVEIQELNDLGEYAGVEVLMKNDMLTGGIYQLRQGQQRRIEVRVKPVQNSGTLPIICQQIMKIEVGGVMVRNRLQKPLDSYQEEDLSTLRHKWNDALQKRKQYLHSQLQNISEKPDKTEEDLEREKSLMEQLVNLTEETNAVYVPQPGTGIPGAPAMWSPLPGMEPHIPVLFLDWNADNLSTHPSGEEVTVTGLNSILSKEDGRQFYELKILQQLEKDVCSVASWDSSIHDSQYLNKVTEPNERVYMILRVTVRLSYPATMDLVLRKRLAINVYKKQSFTERIKKRIVRTDLITACGVTYLVVSNVPKASEELEDRESLAQLAASGENNTSLCDGETYIEKYTRGVSAVEGILSLDRLRQNVAVKELLQAKGQPLMRKTVSVPNFSQTLDTKGLMRFDTTSTECLHMSRSESVSELNSELLGITTLRPRSSLGKESEVTPTKTYGGLVFPGMTSPASAKLGLRMRTLHEEPFKSLPRKHSFDFLTDEPIEEQCEDGLDEKTNNQPNHRNGNIGRRGLLPTSRTLDSLSELAPKSNTPSGSSSGYGSQAVSITNLSSDDSMSLRSISVDETPEIESKPLHTDLQPVCEVESLGVDRLALPEDDTEDTATNEESSEDMVQSSNSDSNPPKGTNNIVKANLSPGRVVRRKKHSAKNASARASFPKARHNTKESVDKINIMSLSVSSHEDDGMNSSTDRLEEDRHSNFGSRADLSKFSDVPVPEWVVLGESVLIRPYNSSGVVAYIGGTEFASGNWIGVELDAPKGKNDGSVGGIRYFTCKPKHGMFVRADKLILDRRGRAMRLDKTNAANKCMLNKENTLHRSKSRNSGMNNVGTRVSSKAK from the exons gaaacaACTAAAGACATTTGCCTTTGACAACTGCTTCTCATCAGTAGacccaaaagaaaaaggcTTCGCATCTCAGGAAGTGGTTTTCGATTCCCTTGGCAGAGATATATTAGAAAATGCTTTTCAAGGATACAACGCGTGCATATTCGCTTATGGACAGACGG gATCTGGAAAGTCATACACAATGATGGGCTCCCAAGACAGCAAAGGGATCATTCCAAGGTTATGTGACACTTTATTCGGCTTAATCGCAGAAAGACAAAATTCCGAATTAAGTTATAAAGTCGAAGTTAGCTACATggaaatttataatgaaagg GTTCACGACCTACTGGACCCTCAAACAAATAAGCAATCACTAAAAGTACGAGAACATAATGTGTTGGGACCGTATGTTGATGGACTATCGCAACTGGCGGTAACATCATTCCAG GATATCGATAATTTAATGGCGGAAGGTAATAAACAAAGAACAGTAGCTGCAACGAACATGAACAGCGAATCGTCTCGATCTCATGCAGTATTTACGGTCATACTAACGCAAACCTTAACAGACACGAAAACTGGAGTTAGTGGGGAAAAAGTCAGTCGAATGTCTTTGGTCGACTTAGCAGGGTCAGAAAGAGCTGTGAAAACTGGAGCTGTGGGAGACAGGCTAAAAGAGGGCTCAAACATCAACAAATCCCTCACTACCTTAGGATTAGTCATCTCAAAACTGGCAGATCAGTCCTCTGGTAAACAGAAGGATAAGTTCGTACCATATCGAGATTCAGTGTTGACGTGGTTGCTAAAAGACAACTTGGGGGGTAATAGTAAAACTGTGATGGTTGCTACAATTTCACCTGCTGCCGATAACTACGAAGAAACACTTTCTACATTGAGATATGCAGATAGAGCTAAGAGAATAGTGAATCATGCGGTGGTTAACGAAGATCCTAATGCTAGGATAATCAGAGAATTAAGGGCTGAAGTTGAAACGCTTAAGGAGATGCTTAAACATGCTACG GGTTCGCCTGTAGGGGACATCCAAAGAGTAGATATTCACCAAAAACTTAGCGAAAGTGAGAAACTTTACAAGGAAGTGTCACAAACTTGGGAAGAGAAACTTGTGAAGACTGAACGGATACAAAACGAGCGACAGCAAgcattagaaaaaatgggcATCAGTATACAGGATTCAGGAAttaaagtagaaaaaaataaatactactTAGTAAATTTGAACGCCGACCCGTACTTAAATGAATTATTAGTATATTACTTGAAAGATCGAACTGTTGTTGGACAAAAAGCTACAGgatcagattttgaagctgaCATTCAACTCTCTGGACTGGGCATACAGCAAGAGCACTGCATTATCACGATAGAAGAAAACGGATTGTTCCTAGAACCCCTTGCCAACGCTAGATCTTATGTCAATGGTTCACAGATTAACAAGAAGACGCAACTGAGGCACGGAGACCGAATTGTATGGGGAAATCACCACTACTTCAGGGTCAACTGTCCTAGATCTATAG CTGCTACATCTGAACCCCAGACACCAgcacaaaatattgattataatTTTGCACGTGATGAGCTTATGACTAACGAACTCAGTAATGATCCCATACAAGCTGCTATCGCTCGTTTAGAAAAGCAACATGAAGAGGACAAACAAG TGGCTCTTGAAAAACAAAGGATGGAATATGAAAGGCAATTTCAGCAGCTCAGAAACATGGTATCTCCGTCTACCCCATATTCTCCATGTTCTTATGATCCGCTTCGAATTGGTACTGGAAAAACAATACCTTGTACTCCTACAACCCAACTAAGAGTTGAAAAGTGGGCTCAAGAGAGAGATGAAATGTTTAGGAGAAGTATTGGACAGCTAAAAGAAGATATATTAAGAGCCAATTCTTTGGTACAGGAAGCTAATTTCCTTTCTGAGGAAATGGGGAGGCAAACAAAATATAGTGTTACATTGCAAATACCACCAGAAAATTTAAGTCCTAATCGCAAG AAAGGCGCTTTTGTTAGCGAACCTGCAATTTTAGTAAAACGTGGTAATTCTAGTCAAGTTTGGACAATGAAGAAATTGGAGgataaaattattgacatGCGGGAATTGTATGAAGATCACCAGACGAGAGGCGACACCATCAAT GAAGCAGAGAGTACAGGAAAGGATCCATTTTTTGAATCGCAGGAGAATCACAATTTGATTGGAGtcgcaaatatatttttagaatctTTATTTCATGACATTACTTTAAACTATCACACTCCTATAATCAGCCAGCAAGGAGAAGTAGCAGGGCGTTTACAG GTTGAATTAAGTCGAGTGGCAGGTAATCTCCCACAAGATAGGATCTCTGAGGCTGCATCAGATGATTCTTCAGATTACAGTAATGATGACGAAGACCAAGCTAGCACGACAGTGACATGTCGAGTGCATATTAAGCAAGCTACAGGTCTTCCTCTCTCATTGGCTCATTATGTTTTCTGTCAATATACATTTTGGAATCATGACCCAGTTGTGGTACCACAGGGAATTATTGGAGAAAACAACCAAAAGCATTCCACCACGGCCAAGTTTGATCACTCTATGGATTTTACTTTGAACAACTCTGAAGAGTTCATTGAACATTGCATTG aGGGTGCTCTTTCCATCGAAGTCTGGGGAAATAGAAGTGCagggttttcaaaatacaaacCCGGTTGGGAGGTAGAGCAACAACTAGCAACAGCAAGATCACTCCTAGATCGATGGTCAGAACTAACGCGAAAAATAGAACTCTGGGTCGAAATCCAAGAGTTAAATGATTTGGGCGAATATGCAGGGGTGGAAGTTCTTATGAAAAACGATATGTTAACGGGAGGCATTTACCAATTGAGGCAGGGGCAACAACGAAGGATAGAAGTGAGAGTGAAGCCAGTACAAAACTCTGGAACTTTGCCTATCATATGCcaacaaattatgaaaatcgAAGTTGGTGGTGTTATGGTTAGAAATCGGCTGCAAAAACCATTGGATTCATATCAAGAGGAAGATCTTTCGACTTTGAGGCATAAATGGAATGATGCGCTACAGAAGCGAAAGCAGTACCTACATTCTcaacttcaaaatatttccgaGAAACCTGATAAAACTGAGGAGGACTTGGAAAGGGAAAAGAGTTTAATGGAGCAACTAGTCAATCTTACAGAGGAAACTAATGCGGTGTATGTACCTCAACCCGGTACTGGAATACCTGGAGCTCCAGCTATGTGGAGTCCTCTCCCAGGAATGGAACCGCATATTCCAGTGTTGTTCTTAGACTGGAatg CTGATAATTTATCCACACACCCTTCTGGAGAAGAAGTTACGGTAACAGGACTTAACTCTATTTTATCAAAGGAAGACGGCAGGCAATTTTATGAACTGAAGATTTTGCAACAATTAGAGAAGGATGTGTGCTCTGTAGCAAGCTGGGACTCGTCAATCCATGATAGCCAGTATCTCAATAAGGTCACGGAGC CCAATGAAAGAGTCTATATGATTTTAAGAGTAACCGTACGGTTGTCATACCCAGCAACCATGGACCTAGTCTTACGAAAGCGCTTAGCTATCAACGTATATAAAAAGCAAAGTTTCACAGAgagaattaagaaaagaatAGTGAGAACCGATCTCATAACAGCCTGCGGTGTTACTTATTTAGTCGTATCTAACGTACCAAAAGCAAGTGAAGAATTAGAAGATAGGGAGAGTCTCGCTCAATTGGCAGCATCCGGGGAGAATAACACATCTTTGTGTGATGGAGAGACCTATATTG aaaaatataccCGGGGCGTAAGTGCAGTAGAAGGTATTTTAAGCTTGGACCGGTTACGTCAAAATGTAGCCGTTAAAGAATTGTTACAAGCTAAGGGGCAGCCGCTCATGAGGAAGACAGTTAGCGTCCCGAATTTCTCTCAG ACTTTGGACACAAAGGGG TTGATGAGATTTGATACTACCAGCACAGAATGTCTTCACATGTCGAGGTCTGAAAGTGTCTCCGAACTCAATAGCGAACTACTTGGAATAACTACGCTGAGGCCTAGGTCGAGCTTAGGAAAAGAGTCAGAAGTGACCCCGACAAAAACCTATGGAGGCCTTG TATTTCCCGGTATGACATCACCTGCCAGCGCGAAATTGGGACTAAGAATGAGAACATTACACGAAGAGCCTTTCAAGAGCTTGCCAAGAAAACATTCTTTCGATTTTCTTACTGACGAACCCATTGAAGAGCAATGTGAGGATGGTCTAGATGAGAAGACAAACAATCAg CCGAATCACAGAAACGGTAATATCGGGAGAAGGGGTTTGCTGCCCACCTCTAGAACCTTAGACTCACTATCTGAATTGGCACCAAAATCCAATACCCCATCTGGCAGCTCAAGCGGTTATGGGTCTCAGGCAGTTTCTATCACCAACCTGTCCAGCGATGACTCCATGTCTCTGAGGAGCATTAGCGTCGACGAAACTCCGGAAATAGAATCTAAGCCACTTCACACTGATTTGCAGCCGGTTTGTGAAGTTGAATCTCTCGGTGTTGAT AGACTAGCCTTACCTGAAGACGACACCGAGGACACGGCAACTAACGAAGAAAGCTCAGAAGATATGGTTCAAAGTTCAAATAGTGATTCAAATCCCCCCAAAGGAACTAACAACATTGTGAAAGCAAATTTGTCACCAGGCAGAGTGGTGCGAAGGAAAAAGCATTCTGCCAAAAATGCCAGTGCTAGAGCTTCCTTTCCTAAGGCTAGACATAACACCAAAGAATCTGTAGACAAGATAAATATCATGAGTTTGAGCGTGTCCTCTCATGAAGATGACGGAATGAATAGTTCCACTGATAGATTGGAAG AGGATCGCCATAGTAATTTTGGCTCAAGAGCGGATCTATCAAAGTTCTCCGATGTTCCAGTGCCTGAGTGGGTAGTACTGGGCGAAAGTGTGCTTATTCGACCCTATAATTCCTCAGGAGTGGTGGCCTATATTGGAGGTACTGAGTTTGCTTCTGGGAATTGGATCGGCGTGGAATTGGATGCACCCAAGG GAAAGAACGATGGAAGCGTCGGTGGAATTCGGTACTTCACTTGTAAACCAAAGCACGGCATGTTCGTGAGAGCCGACAAACTGATCCTGGATCGAAGAGGTAGAGCCATGCGTTTAGACAAGACAAACGCGGCTAATAAGTGCATGTTAAACAAAG AAAACACTCTCCATCGGTCGAAATCTAGGAACAGCGGCATGAATAACGTAGGAACACGAGTGAGCTCAAAGGcaaaataa
- the Khc-73 gene encoding kinesin-like protein KIF13A isoform X3 — protein MATDKIKVAVRLRPFNRRELELGTQCVIEMDRQQTILHQPTTLDKVERKQLKTFAFDNCFSSVDPKEKGFASQEVVFDSLGRDILENAFQGYNACIFAYGQTGSGKSYTMMGSQDSKGIIPRLCDTLFGLIAERQNSELSYKVEVSYMEIYNERVHDLLDPQTNKQSLKVREHNVLGPYVDGLSQLAVTSFQDIDNLMAEGNKQRTVAATNMNSESSRSHAVFTVILTQTLTDTKTGVSGEKVSRMSLVDLAGSERAVKTGAVGDRLKEGSNINKSLTTLGLVISKLADQSSGKQKDKFVPYRDSVLTWLLKDNLGGNSKTVMVATISPAADNYEETLSTLRYADRAKRIVNHAVVNEDPNARIIRELRAEVETLKEMLKHATGSPVGDIQRVDIHQKLSESEKLYKEVSQTWEEKLVKTERIQNERQQALEKMGISIQDSGIKVEKNKYYLVNLNADPYLNELLVYYLKDRTVVGQKATGSDFEADIQLSGLGIQQEHCIITIEENGLFLEPLANARSYVNGSQINKKTQLRHGDRIVWGNHHYFRVNCPRSIAATSEPQTPAQNIDYNFARDELMTNELSNDPIQAAIARLEKQHEEDKQVALEKQRMEYERQFQQLRNMVSPSTPYSPCSYDPLRIGTGKTIPCTPTTQLRVEKWAQERDEMFRRSIGQLKEDILRANSLVQEANFLSEEMGRQTKYSVTLQIPPENLSPNRKKGAFVSEPAILVKRGNSSQVWTMKKLEDKIIDMRELYEDHQTRGDTINEAESTGKDPFFESQENHNLIGVANIFLESLFHDITLNYHTPIISQQGEVAGRLQVELSRVAGNLPQDRISEAASDDSSDYSNDDEDQASTTVTCRVHIKQATGLPLSLAHYVFCQYTFWNHDPVVVPQGIIGENNQKHSTTAKFDHSMDFTLNNSEEFIEHCIEGALSIEVWGNRSAGFSKYKPGWEVEQQLATARSLLDRWSELTRKIELWVEIQELNDLGEYAGVEVLMKNDMLTGGIYQLRQGQQRRIEVRVKPVQNSGTLPIICQQIMKIEVGGVMVRNRLQKPLDSYQEEDLSTLRHKWNDALQKRKQYLHSQLQNISEKPDKTEEDLEREKSLMEQLVNLTEETNAVYVPQPGTGIPGAPAMWSPLPGMEPHIPVLFLDWNADNLSTHPSGEEVTVTGLNSILSKEDGRQFYELKILQQLEKDVCSVASWDSSIHDSQYLNKVTEPNERVYMILRVTVRLSYPATMDLVLRKRLAINVYKKQSFTERIKKRIVRTDLITACGVTYLVVSNVPKASEELEDRESLAQLAASGENNTSLCDGETYIEKYTRGVSAVEGILSLDRLRQNVAVKELLQAKGQPLMRKTVSVPNFSQLMRFDTTSTECLHMSRSESVSELNSELLGITTLRPRSSLGKESEVTPTKTYGGLGSILSARPTFLNLNLNLNSLRLQQPTSSTKIFPGMTSPASAKLGLRMRTLHEEPFKSLPRKHSFDFLTDEPIEEQCEDGLDEKTNNQPNHRNGNIGRRGLLPTSRTLDSLSELAPKSNTPSGSSSGYGSQAVSITNLSSDDSMSLRSISVDETPEIESKPLHTDLQPVCEVESLGVDRLALPEDDTEDTATNEESSEDMVQSSNSDSNPPKGTNNIVKANLSPGRVVRRKKHSAKNASARASFPKARHNTKESVDKINIMSLSVSSHEDDGMNSSTDRLEEDRHSNFGSRADLSKFSDVPVPEWVVLGESVLIRPYNSSGVVAYIGGTEFASGNWIGVELDAPKGKNDGSVGGIRYFTCKPKHGMFVRADKLILDRRGRAMRLDKTNAANKCMLNKENTLHRSKSRNSGMNNVGTRVSSKAK, from the exons gaaacaACTAAAGACATTTGCCTTTGACAACTGCTTCTCATCAGTAGacccaaaagaaaaaggcTTCGCATCTCAGGAAGTGGTTTTCGATTCCCTTGGCAGAGATATATTAGAAAATGCTTTTCAAGGATACAACGCGTGCATATTCGCTTATGGACAGACGG gATCTGGAAAGTCATACACAATGATGGGCTCCCAAGACAGCAAAGGGATCATTCCAAGGTTATGTGACACTTTATTCGGCTTAATCGCAGAAAGACAAAATTCCGAATTAAGTTATAAAGTCGAAGTTAGCTACATggaaatttataatgaaagg GTTCACGACCTACTGGACCCTCAAACAAATAAGCAATCACTAAAAGTACGAGAACATAATGTGTTGGGACCGTATGTTGATGGACTATCGCAACTGGCGGTAACATCATTCCAG GATATCGATAATTTAATGGCGGAAGGTAATAAACAAAGAACAGTAGCTGCAACGAACATGAACAGCGAATCGTCTCGATCTCATGCAGTATTTACGGTCATACTAACGCAAACCTTAACAGACACGAAAACTGGAGTTAGTGGGGAAAAAGTCAGTCGAATGTCTTTGGTCGACTTAGCAGGGTCAGAAAGAGCTGTGAAAACTGGAGCTGTGGGAGACAGGCTAAAAGAGGGCTCAAACATCAACAAATCCCTCACTACCTTAGGATTAGTCATCTCAAAACTGGCAGATCAGTCCTCTGGTAAACAGAAGGATAAGTTCGTACCATATCGAGATTCAGTGTTGACGTGGTTGCTAAAAGACAACTTGGGGGGTAATAGTAAAACTGTGATGGTTGCTACAATTTCACCTGCTGCCGATAACTACGAAGAAACACTTTCTACATTGAGATATGCAGATAGAGCTAAGAGAATAGTGAATCATGCGGTGGTTAACGAAGATCCTAATGCTAGGATAATCAGAGAATTAAGGGCTGAAGTTGAAACGCTTAAGGAGATGCTTAAACATGCTACG GGTTCGCCTGTAGGGGACATCCAAAGAGTAGATATTCACCAAAAACTTAGCGAAAGTGAGAAACTTTACAAGGAAGTGTCACAAACTTGGGAAGAGAAACTTGTGAAGACTGAACGGATACAAAACGAGCGACAGCAAgcattagaaaaaatgggcATCAGTATACAGGATTCAGGAAttaaagtagaaaaaaataaatactactTAGTAAATTTGAACGCCGACCCGTACTTAAATGAATTATTAGTATATTACTTGAAAGATCGAACTGTTGTTGGACAAAAAGCTACAGgatcagattttgaagctgaCATTCAACTCTCTGGACTGGGCATACAGCAAGAGCACTGCATTATCACGATAGAAGAAAACGGATTGTTCCTAGAACCCCTTGCCAACGCTAGATCTTATGTCAATGGTTCACAGATTAACAAGAAGACGCAACTGAGGCACGGAGACCGAATTGTATGGGGAAATCACCACTACTTCAGGGTCAACTGTCCTAGATCTATAG CTGCTACATCTGAACCCCAGACACCAgcacaaaatattgattataatTTTGCACGTGATGAGCTTATGACTAACGAACTCAGTAATGATCCCATACAAGCTGCTATCGCTCGTTTAGAAAAGCAACATGAAGAGGACAAACAAG TGGCTCTTGAAAAACAAAGGATGGAATATGAAAGGCAATTTCAGCAGCTCAGAAACATGGTATCTCCGTCTACCCCATATTCTCCATGTTCTTATGATCCGCTTCGAATTGGTACTGGAAAAACAATACCTTGTACTCCTACAACCCAACTAAGAGTTGAAAAGTGGGCTCAAGAGAGAGATGAAATGTTTAGGAGAAGTATTGGACAGCTAAAAGAAGATATATTAAGAGCCAATTCTTTGGTACAGGAAGCTAATTTCCTTTCTGAGGAAATGGGGAGGCAAACAAAATATAGTGTTACATTGCAAATACCACCAGAAAATTTAAGTCCTAATCGCAAG AAAGGCGCTTTTGTTAGCGAACCTGCAATTTTAGTAAAACGTGGTAATTCTAGTCAAGTTTGGACAATGAAGAAATTGGAGgataaaattattgacatGCGGGAATTGTATGAAGATCACCAGACGAGAGGCGACACCATCAAT GAAGCAGAGAGTACAGGAAAGGATCCATTTTTTGAATCGCAGGAGAATCACAATTTGATTGGAGtcgcaaatatatttttagaatctTTATTTCATGACATTACTTTAAACTATCACACTCCTATAATCAGCCAGCAAGGAGAAGTAGCAGGGCGTTTACAG GTTGAATTAAGTCGAGTGGCAGGTAATCTCCCACAAGATAGGATCTCTGAGGCTGCATCAGATGATTCTTCAGATTACAGTAATGATGACGAAGACCAAGCTAGCACGACAGTGACATGTCGAGTGCATATTAAGCAAGCTACAGGTCTTCCTCTCTCATTGGCTCATTATGTTTTCTGTCAATATACATTTTGGAATCATGACCCAGTTGTGGTACCACAGGGAATTATTGGAGAAAACAACCAAAAGCATTCCACCACGGCCAAGTTTGATCACTCTATGGATTTTACTTTGAACAACTCTGAAGAGTTCATTGAACATTGCATTG aGGGTGCTCTTTCCATCGAAGTCTGGGGAAATAGAAGTGCagggttttcaaaatacaaacCCGGTTGGGAGGTAGAGCAACAACTAGCAACAGCAAGATCACTCCTAGATCGATGGTCAGAACTAACGCGAAAAATAGAACTCTGGGTCGAAATCCAAGAGTTAAATGATTTGGGCGAATATGCAGGGGTGGAAGTTCTTATGAAAAACGATATGTTAACGGGAGGCATTTACCAATTGAGGCAGGGGCAACAACGAAGGATAGAAGTGAGAGTGAAGCCAGTACAAAACTCTGGAACTTTGCCTATCATATGCcaacaaattatgaaaatcgAAGTTGGTGGTGTTATGGTTAGAAATCGGCTGCAAAAACCATTGGATTCATATCAAGAGGAAGATCTTTCGACTTTGAGGCATAAATGGAATGATGCGCTACAGAAGCGAAAGCAGTACCTACATTCTcaacttcaaaatatttccgaGAAACCTGATAAAACTGAGGAGGACTTGGAAAGGGAAAAGAGTTTAATGGAGCAACTAGTCAATCTTACAGAGGAAACTAATGCGGTGTATGTACCTCAACCCGGTACTGGAATACCTGGAGCTCCAGCTATGTGGAGTCCTCTCCCAGGAATGGAACCGCATATTCCAGTGTTGTTCTTAGACTGGAatg CTGATAATTTATCCACACACCCTTCTGGAGAAGAAGTTACGGTAACAGGACTTAACTCTATTTTATCAAAGGAAGACGGCAGGCAATTTTATGAACTGAAGATTTTGCAACAATTAGAGAAGGATGTGTGCTCTGTAGCAAGCTGGGACTCGTCAATCCATGATAGCCAGTATCTCAATAAGGTCACGGAGC CCAATGAAAGAGTCTATATGATTTTAAGAGTAACCGTACGGTTGTCATACCCAGCAACCATGGACCTAGTCTTACGAAAGCGCTTAGCTATCAACGTATATAAAAAGCAAAGTTTCACAGAgagaattaagaaaagaatAGTGAGAACCGATCTCATAACAGCCTGCGGTGTTACTTATTTAGTCGTATCTAACGTACCAAAAGCAAGTGAAGAATTAGAAGATAGGGAGAGTCTCGCTCAATTGGCAGCATCCGGGGAGAATAACACATCTTTGTGTGATGGAGAGACCTATATTG aaaaatataccCGGGGCGTAAGTGCAGTAGAAGGTATTTTAAGCTTGGACCGGTTACGTCAAAATGTAGCCGTTAAAGAATTGTTACAAGCTAAGGGGCAGCCGCTCATGAGGAAGACAGTTAGCGTCCCGAATTTCTCTCAG TTGATGAGATTTGATACTACCAGCACAGAATGTCTTCACATGTCGAGGTCTGAAAGTGTCTCCGAACTCAATAGCGAACTACTTGGAATAACTACGCTGAGGCCTAGGTCGAGCTTAGGAAAAGAGTCAGAAGTGACCCCGACAAAAACCTATGGAGGCCTTG GCTCCATTCTATCAG CCCGCCCCACATTCCTAAATCTGaacttaaatttgaattctCTAAGATTGCAACAACCAACGAGCAGTACCAAAA TATTTCCCGGTATGACATCACCTGCCAGCGCGAAATTGGGACTAAGAATGAGAACATTACACGAAGAGCCTTTCAAGAGCTTGCCAAGAAAACATTCTTTCGATTTTCTTACTGACGAACCCATTGAAGAGCAATGTGAGGATGGTCTAGATGAGAAGACAAACAATCAg CCGAATCACAGAAACGGTAATATCGGGAGAAGGGGTTTGCTGCCCACCTCTAGAACCTTAGACTCACTATCTGAATTGGCACCAAAATCCAATACCCCATCTGGCAGCTCAAGCGGTTATGGGTCTCAGGCAGTTTCTATCACCAACCTGTCCAGCGATGACTCCATGTCTCTGAGGAGCATTAGCGTCGACGAAACTCCGGAAATAGAATCTAAGCCACTTCACACTGATTTGCAGCCGGTTTGTGAAGTTGAATCTCTCGGTGTTGAT AGACTAGCCTTACCTGAAGACGACACCGAGGACACGGCAACTAACGAAGAAAGCTCAGAAGATATGGTTCAAAGTTCAAATAGTGATTCAAATCCCCCCAAAGGAACTAACAACATTGTGAAAGCAAATTTGTCACCAGGCAGAGTGGTGCGAAGGAAAAAGCATTCTGCCAAAAATGCCAGTGCTAGAGCTTCCTTTCCTAAGGCTAGACATAACACCAAAGAATCTGTAGACAAGATAAATATCATGAGTTTGAGCGTGTCCTCTCATGAAGATGACGGAATGAATAGTTCCACTGATAGATTGGAAG AGGATCGCCATAGTAATTTTGGCTCAAGAGCGGATCTATCAAAGTTCTCCGATGTTCCAGTGCCTGAGTGGGTAGTACTGGGCGAAAGTGTGCTTATTCGACCCTATAATTCCTCAGGAGTGGTGGCCTATATTGGAGGTACTGAGTTTGCTTCTGGGAATTGGATCGGCGTGGAATTGGATGCACCCAAGG GAAAGAACGATGGAAGCGTCGGTGGAATTCGGTACTTCACTTGTAAACCAAAGCACGGCATGTTCGTGAGAGCCGACAAACTGATCCTGGATCGAAGAGGTAGAGCCATGCGTTTAGACAAGACAAACGCGGCTAATAAGTGCATGTTAAACAAAG AAAACACTCTCCATCGGTCGAAATCTAGGAACAGCGGCATGAATAACGTAGGAACACGAGTGAGCTCAAAGGcaaaataa